A window of Cheilinus undulatus linkage group 23, ASM1832078v1, whole genome shotgun sequence genomic DNA:
CCCTATCATGACTCTTTGTCTCATCATTTGTCTCCTAGCATGTCTCCtcactttctcctcaaatgtCTCCTTGTCTCCTAactcttctcttcttctcctcactTGTATACTCGTCTCCTAACATGTCTCCTCATCTTCTCATTTGTCTCCTCCTCCTAACTTGTCCCCTATCATGTCTCCTTGTCTTGTCACTTGTCTCCTTGTATGTCTCCTTGTCTCCTAACATGTCTGTCCATCTCCTCACTTGTCTCCTTGCAGATAAGGTCAACGTGTACAGCCACGACCTTGGTTTTTTCGGGAAGCCGAACACGCTGATCTGTCACGTGAGTCGTATAGCTCCACCTCCTGAGATTGAGATCAACCTGTTGAAGAATGGTGAAGTGATAAAGGGGGCGAATCAGACAGACCTGGCGTTTGATGTAGACTGGTACTACTACCTGACCAAACACATCAGGTTCACGCCACAGGCTGGAGATCGCTACTCGTGTCAGATTAAGCACGGTGGCAAAGTCCACTCCTACCAGTGGGGTAAGAACGTAGACATGTTCTATGTGAGTGTACAGggcatctcaaaaattagaatgtCACGTTTAAGTTCATTTTTATACTCAAACATATATATAGATTAATTTCATACATGGTGttatatttcaagactttttttgttttagttttcatatttacaacttacaaaagtcaaaaatccactatctcaaaatattagaatatcacacaACACCAAGtcttaaaatacatttcactttgtaatgatgaatcaAGAATAcatggaagtttaactttttgaattaactTACAAATTATTTCAAATGAACCTGGcatgatattcttattttttgagatgcacatGTATATACTACACAACGAGATCTGCACAACAtgatatacagtgcttgacaaatttattagaccaccctaaccaaagtaaggtttatgccacagctgccctaaattaacagcgctggtaattaccaatgctaaaatatcattattattgttatccatgaattttcaaatttactgatttacaaaaaaaactgaaaaaatagtaaagcgcattaatatttcttgatgaatatgtcaaattatagttatttacttgcattcctgaacagaaaaaaatagttttagtggttgaatgttatgcttgattaatttctgacttctcagagaagcccagtgagccagctcaaatttgggtgaattcagtttgaaattcctcattcctgttcaaaatggtaaaacgtggagagctcactgaaaatgaaagagcccgcattaaagcacttcatgatgctggatggtctctgagacaaatatgacaggtggtttaataaatttgttatgcACTGtgtatctatttatttatatttatatataacaGCTGTATACTACACAATCTGATCTAAACAATACAATCTATACCAGAGAACACAATCTACACAAGTAAACATGTCCTAGAtaacacattttctttacaCCTGGATGAAGTGGGTTATGGTTTTATCCTACTTTA
This region includes:
- the LOC121505554 gene encoding beta-2-microglobulin-like, giving the protein MKSAIVTLALCLLAATAVQSSSGKYKVNVYSHDLGFFGKPNTLICHVSRIAPPPEIEINLLKNGEVIKGANQTDLAFDVDWYYYLTKHIRFTPQAGDRYSCQIKHGGKVHSYQWEPDQ